Sequence from the Terriglobales bacterium genome:
TCCATCTGCTCGAGACGCGATAGCCAGGGCTCAAACGACTCCCACCCCGTTACGCCCACATACACATCGTTGCGGAGGTACACGCCGCGCAGCGGCGAATCTTCGAAGGTCCACTCCCCCGCGTTGAAGCAGTACCCCTGATCGATGAATGCCGCGGTGAACTTCCGCTCCCGGCCTTTTTTCCAGAAGGCTGCCTGGCGGCCATTCGCGTTGCAGGTCCATTTGTCCAATGCGAGCATGCCGGCAAAGGCCTCAAGGTTGCGGACTCGACCGATCATCGCTTCAGGAAGATAATCGAACACCTCGCCTTCCCGAGGATCCACCACGTAGCGCGACCCGAACTGCAGTCCCGCCTGGCAGCGGATCGTCTGCTGCGCCAACTGCATGTGCAGCTCGGGTGTGTGCTCGATCAGCCAATCACTCACTTCTACCACTTCACTCACCGCCACTGGCAATCCCAATCGCTCTGCCAGCCGCGACGCAAATAAGTCATTCGCCAGCACCCGCGGATGTTGTGGGTTGTTCTGAAACTTCACCACGTAATAATAGCCGTCATCGGCACGCATTAGATGGCTCTGCGCACCGCCTCGCATCCGGCGGATGTGCTGAACGGCTACGACAGGCAACCGGGCCTCTTCTTCCCGCCCGCATTCGGCGAGCTAGAGGATCAAGGCCTAAATCTTAATCATGCAACTTCAGATGTCGATGTGACTGATAACACCCCAGCCGCTTCGCCAATCGCCAAGTTATGCCCGATTTGAAACAAGCCGTGGTTCTTCCAAGTTCATCCCCTCCCGACGCCTCTAAGCTCGAGTCTGCAGTTCCTGGCATCACAGCTGG
This genomic interval carries:
- a CDS encoding HipA family kinase, encoding MPVVAVQHIRRMRGGAQSHLMRADDGYYYVVKFQNNPQHPRVLANDLFASRLAERLGLPVAVSEVVEVSDWLIEHTPELHMQLAQQTIRCQAGLQFGSRYVVDPREGEVFDYLPEAMIGRVRNLEAFAGMLALDKWTCNANGRQAAFWKKGRERKFTAAFIDQGYCFNAGEWTFEDSPLRGVYLRNDVYVGVTGWESFEPWLSRLEQMDVEEVWSVAETIPPGWYGHDLDAMEQLVSKLAQRRSMARRLIDDFRNSTRHPFPNWRGRGRVQETPAGGEQLAVIGGFVEADPSRWN